From Halanaeroarchaeum sulfurireducens, a single genomic window includes:
- a CDS encoding ArsA family ATPase, protein MNKFVFFGGKGGVGKTTVSSAYGLKCARDGLRTLLVSTDPAHSTSDVFDQAFDDDPSPVDGVENLFAMEIDPDEAVDEHLMEIKRRMTDQVSASIVNALDQQIELAHRTPGAYEAALFDRFIEVMREADDFDRVVFDTSPTGGTLRLLSLPAFLEDWIDRLIEKRAKSIELFEKAAIGEKEARKKAETDDIINHLRERKEKFDFAGDKLRNDSGFYLVLNPDELSIRETERAIEELEDYEIDVDGLVINKITPAPDEGESGVGAQYLRERVATERDRIERIESDFDEPVVAHIEARVEEIKDTLLDDVAAELAIETEANAIA, encoded by the coding sequence ATGAATAAATTCGTCTTCTTCGGCGGGAAAGGCGGCGTCGGCAAGACGACCGTTTCGAGCGCGTACGGCCTGAAATGCGCCCGTGACGGCCTCCGAACGCTCCTCGTCTCGACTGACCCCGCGCACAGCACCTCCGACGTCTTCGACCAGGCGTTCGACGACGACCCGTCCCCGGTCGATGGCGTGGAAAACCTGTTCGCGATGGAGATCGATCCGGATGAGGCGGTCGACGAGCATCTCATGGAGATCAAGCGACGGATGACCGATCAGGTCAGCGCCTCCATCGTCAACGCCCTCGACCAGCAGATCGAGCTGGCCCATCGGACGCCAGGCGCCTACGAGGCGGCGCTCTTCGACCGTTTCATCGAGGTGATGCGCGAGGCCGATGACTTCGACAGGGTCGTCTTCGACACCTCCCCGACCGGCGGGACCCTGCGCTTGCTCTCGCTTCCGGCGTTCCTCGAGGACTGGATCGACCGCCTCATCGAGAAGCGCGCGAAGAGCATCGAGCTCTTCGAGAAGGCTGCGATCGGCGAAAAGGAGGCTCGCAAAAAGGCCGAGACGGACGACATCATCAATCACCTCCGGGAACGCAAGGAGAAATTCGATTTCGCGGGCGACAAACTCAGGAACGACTCGGGGTTCTATCTCGTGTTGAACCCCGACGAACTCTCGATTCGGGAGACCGAACGGGCGATCGAAGAACTCGAGGACTACGAAATCGACGTGGACGGCCTGGTCATCAACAAGATCACGCCCGCCCCCGACGAGGGCGAATCGGGCGTGGGCGCGCAGTACCTTCGCGAGCGCGTCGCGACCGAGCGCGACCGTATCGAGCGGATCGAATCCGACTTCGACGAACCGGTCGTCGCCCACATCGAGGCGCGTGTCGAAGAGATCAAAGACACCCTTCTCGACGACGTCGCCGCCGAACTCGCCATCGAGACCGAGGCGAACGCCATCGCCTGA